A region of Euzebya tangerina DNA encodes the following proteins:
- a CDS encoding LuxR C-terminal-related transcriptional regulator — MEPIGVVVMQGEFLLAEGLRTVLAEADDVVLRGEAGSLQEAEQLVRRHGPDVIVLDVDGVGPDSAATFSACDLGAPDSSIGIVVLAQGHDPESVFGFLSGGAGGKAYVLRDHLQSGEDLLRTVREVHEGRSVLGPRVLDAMIQARHRRRAATLAGLTPREAEVLAHMATGRDNSAIADGLVVSERTVEKHCNAIFGKLGLRDVEHLNRRVAAVLAYLAHSTN; from the coding sequence ATGGAACCGATTGGCGTTGTGGTCATGCAGGGCGAGTTCTTGCTGGCCGAGGGTCTGCGGACCGTGCTGGCCGAAGCTGACGACGTCGTCTTGCGTGGGGAGGCGGGTTCGTTACAAGAGGCGGAGCAGTTGGTCAGGCGGCATGGCCCCGACGTGATCGTCCTCGACGTCGACGGTGTCGGCCCCGACTCGGCTGCCACCTTCTCGGCGTGCGATCTGGGCGCCCCGGACTCCTCGATCGGCATCGTCGTCCTGGCACAGGGGCACGACCCCGAGTCCGTCTTCGGCTTCCTCAGTGGCGGGGCTGGAGGCAAGGCCTACGTCCTGCGCGATCATCTCCAGAGCGGCGAGGACTTGCTCAGGACCGTTCGGGAGGTCCACGAAGGCCGGTCCGTCCTCGGTCCGCGCGTGCTCGACGCCATGATCCAAGCGCGCCATCGACGGCGCGCCGCGACGCTCGCCGGCCTCACGCCGCGAGAGGCCGAGGTCCTCGCTCACATGGCCACCGGACGAGACAACTCGGCCATCGCCGACGGGCTCGTCGTGTCCGAGCGCACCGTGGAGAAGCACTGCAACGCCATCTTCGGCAAGTTGGGTTTGCGCGATGTCGAGCATCTGAATCGACGCGTGGCCGCTGTCCTGGCCTACCTCGCCCACAGCACCAATTGA